One segment of Curtobacterium poinsettiae DNA contains the following:
- a CDS encoding sugar transferase produces MHSPSRRRTLRAKRFSDVIGASLALVALAPVLAVVAVLVAARLGRPVLFRQPRPGLHGKTFTILKFRTMLEPDPVAGLVSDSDRLTPIGSFLRSTSLDELPSLWNILRGDMSFVGPRPTLCRYLELYTAEESRRHDVLPGLTGLAQVRGRNALPWPERLRSDVEYVDTVTLGLDLRILLRTVVIVLRREGIAAPGHVSSDVFEGTAAMTGRSR; encoded by the coding sequence ATGCACTCCCCCAGCCGCAGACGCACCCTCCGTGCGAAGCGCTTCTCCGACGTCATCGGCGCTTCGCTCGCGCTCGTCGCACTCGCTCCGGTGCTCGCCGTCGTCGCCGTCCTGGTCGCGGCTCGGCTCGGTCGTCCGGTGCTGTTCCGGCAGCCCCGCCCCGGGCTGCACGGCAAGACGTTCACCATCCTGAAGTTCCGGACGATGCTCGAGCCGGACCCCGTGGCAGGGCTCGTCAGCGACAGCGACCGGCTCACGCCGATCGGTTCCTTCCTGCGGTCGACGAGCCTCGACGAGCTCCCCAGCCTCTGGAACATCCTGCGGGGCGACATGAGCTTCGTCGGCCCCCGCCCGACCCTCTGCCGCTACCTCGAGCTGTACACCGCCGAGGAGTCACGCCGACACGACGTCCTGCCCGGTCTGACCGGTCTCGCCCAGGTGCGCGGCCGCAACGCGCTCCCGTGGCCCGAGCGACTGCGGTCCGACGTCGAGTACGTCGACACGGTGACGCTCGGCCTGGATCTGCGCATCCTGCTCCGCACGGTCGTCATCGTGCTCCGCCGCGAAGGGATCGCCGCGCCGGGTCACGTCAGCTCCGACGTCTTCGAGGGCACCGCCGCGATGACGGGTCGTTCCCGGTGA
- a CDS encoding nucleotide sugar dehydrogenase — MNVVVVGLGKIGLPLAVQYARSGARVTGLDVASGVVDAVNAATEPFPGEHGLADGLREVVPAGRLRATTDAAAAIPGADVVVVVVPLFVDADGIPDFGWMDAATDTIGDHLRPGTLVAYETTLPVGTTRGRWAPRLEARSGLLEGQDFHVVFSPERVLTGRVFADLRRYPKLVGGLSDQGSARGRAFYEAVLQFDERDDLGRPNGVWDLHTAEAAELAKLAETTYRDVNIALANEFARFAERQSIDIAAVIDACNSQPYSHIHRPGIAVGGHCIPVYPRLYLWNDPEATVVRAARARNAAMPAHAVDLLGRLHGDLRGQRVVVLGAAYRGGVKETAFSGVFGTVDALRAHGAVVTVSDPLYADVELRGLGFEPHADGEPVDAAVVQADHAEYATWDESRLPGVRTVVDGRRVLDVERWASTTVTAIGAPPVVPVA; from the coding sequence ATGAACGTCGTCGTCGTCGGTCTCGGCAAGATCGGGCTCCCGCTCGCCGTCCAGTACGCACGGTCCGGTGCCCGCGTCACGGGTCTCGACGTCGCGAGCGGGGTGGTCGACGCGGTGAACGCCGCGACCGAGCCGTTCCCCGGCGAGCACGGGCTCGCCGACGGCCTGCGTGAGGTCGTCCCCGCGGGGCGGCTCCGTGCGACCACTGACGCCGCGGCAGCGATCCCCGGCGCCGACGTCGTCGTGGTCGTCGTGCCCCTCTTCGTGGACGCCGACGGCATCCCCGACTTCGGCTGGATGGACGCCGCCACCGACACGATCGGCGACCACCTGCGACCCGGCACCCTGGTCGCGTACGAGACGACGCTGCCGGTCGGTACGACCCGTGGTCGCTGGGCACCCCGGCTCGAGGCCCGCTCCGGACTCCTCGAGGGGCAGGACTTCCACGTCGTCTTCTCGCCGGAGCGGGTCCTGACCGGCCGGGTGTTCGCCGACCTCCGGCGCTACCCGAAGCTCGTCGGTGGTCTCTCCGACCAGGGCTCGGCGCGCGGCCGGGCGTTCTACGAAGCGGTGCTGCAGTTCGACGAGCGCGACGACCTCGGCCGGCCGAACGGCGTCTGGGACCTCCACACCGCCGAGGCCGCCGAGCTCGCGAAGCTCGCCGAGACCACCTACCGCGACGTCAACATCGCGCTCGCGAACGAGTTCGCCCGGTTCGCCGAACGGCAGTCCATCGACATCGCCGCGGTCATCGACGCGTGCAACTCCCAGCCGTACAGCCACATCCACCGTCCCGGGATCGCGGTCGGCGGTCACTGCATCCCGGTGTACCCGCGGCTGTACCTCTGGAACGACCCGGAGGCCACGGTCGTCCGTGCCGCTCGTGCCAGGAACGCCGCGATGCCGGCCCACGCGGTCGACCTCCTCGGGCGCCTGCACGGGGACCTGCGGGGCCAGCGGGTCGTCGTCCTCGGTGCCGCCTACCGTGGCGGCGTGAAGGAGACCGCGTTCTCCGGGGTCTTCGGCACCGTCGACGCGCTCCGGGCGCACGGCGCAGTGGTGACCGTGTCCGACCCCCTGTACGCCGACGTCGAACTCCGCGGTCTCGGCTTCGAGCCCCACGCCGACGGTGAACCGGTGGACGCGGCGGTCGTGCAGGCCGACCACGCCGAGTACGCGACGTGGGACGAGTCCCGGCTCCCCGGCGTCCGCACGGTCGTCGACGGACGACGGGTCCTCGACGTCGAACGGTGGGCATCCACCACGGTGACCGCGATCGGTGCGCCGCCCGTGGTCCCCGTGGCCTGA
- a CDS encoding DegT/DnrJ/EryC1/StrS family aminotransferase — MTTTLELIPAAKPLIGLDERRAVDAVLESGGLAQGPEVAAFEREFGDVLVAGASVTAVNSGTAALHLALVALGIGPGDEVIVPSFTFAATANAVRLVGAEPVFVDIDPLTYCVDPAAVRAAVTPATRAVMPVHLYGHPADMTAIARIAEEHDLLVVEDAAQAHGARWAGTRVGSSSDAAAFSLYPTKNMTAGEGGMVSTRDAAVDRMLRLLRNQGMEQRYANEVIGFNARMTDIHAAIGRVQLRKVLGWTAQRQANAAYFSRELDGVVTPTTDPRAEHVFHQYVVRVPSDRDGFAAALRSEFGIGSGVYYPTPVHRLPSFGHDLDLPETERAASEVLALPVYPTLTLSQLDRVVEAVNTLAGAGR; from the coding sequence TTGACCACCACACTCGAACTCATCCCCGCGGCGAAGCCCCTCATCGGCCTCGACGAACGCCGCGCCGTCGATGCCGTCCTCGAAAGCGGCGGTCTCGCGCAGGGCCCCGAGGTCGCCGCCTTCGAGCGCGAGTTCGGCGACGTCCTCGTCGCCGGAGCCTCGGTCACCGCGGTCAACAGCGGCACCGCTGCACTGCACCTGGCGCTCGTCGCGCTCGGCATCGGTCCGGGTGACGAGGTCATCGTGCCGTCGTTCACCTTCGCCGCCACGGCCAATGCCGTCCGACTCGTCGGCGCCGAGCCGGTGTTCGTCGACATCGATCCCCTGACCTACTGCGTCGACCCGGCCGCCGTCCGCGCTGCGGTCACCCCGGCGACCCGGGCGGTGATGCCGGTGCACCTCTACGGACACCCGGCCGACATGACCGCGATCGCGCGCATCGCCGAGGAGCACGACCTGCTCGTGGTCGAGGACGCTGCGCAGGCGCACGGAGCCCGGTGGGCGGGCACGCGCGTCGGCAGTTCGTCCGACGCCGCGGCGTTCAGCCTCTACCCCACCAAGAACATGACCGCCGGCGAAGGGGGCATGGTCTCGACCCGCGACGCCGCGGTCGACCGCATGCTCCGGCTGCTGCGCAACCAGGGCATGGAGCAGCGCTACGCGAACGAGGTCATCGGTTTCAACGCGCGGATGACCGACATCCACGCCGCGATCGGGCGCGTGCAGCTCCGCAAGGTCCTGGGGTGGACCGCGCAGCGGCAGGCGAACGCCGCCTACTTCAGCCGCGAGCTCGACGGCGTGGTGACGCCGACGACCGATCCGCGGGCAGAGCACGTCTTCCACCAGTACGTCGTACGGGTGCCCTCGGACCGCGACGGCTTCGCGGCCGCACTCCGCTCCGAGTTCGGGATCGGCTCCGGCGTCTACTACCCGACCCCCGTGCACCGGCTCCCGTCGTTCGGGCACGACCTCGACCTGCCCGAGACGGAGCGTGCGGCGTCCGAGGTCCTCGCGCTGCCGGTGTACCCGACCCTCACGCTCTCGCAACTCGACCGGGTCGTCGAGGCCGTCAACACCCTCGCCGGGGCCGGACGATGA
- a CDS encoding O-antigen polymerase, with product MTRATIDRGELARPVGRVIGVFIAVGLLGLTMNWISANLVAPIFSYLGYGYVPATWQALLVVIVLTTGVALTLPRVLVRPSHVVLWTIFVVCVSPTMIMSISTGYVSTATAIALSAAVGTAFALVSLATPSGATAPEARVERADDVLVIGARRIDRGTLTWLVCGLYSLVTYGLMAGTVGIHIRFLALDDIYEVRADYSADVGTGGALGYLLTGQAYVINPLVLARGIFRRRPSLVVLALAGQFLLYSSTGFKAVLFSFIAVLGMAVLFRGTKPARSLAFLTAPLAIMIVSAVADEVQGGITWTSVFTRRFMLTPGLLSSVYVDYFSDNPIARYGYSFLSPWIEYPYDLPPPKRISDYLVPGSVGYANANLFADGFANLGWIGIFVAAAALFVWLRFLDGASRGLPMRVAAMAVVMPSIMLSNTSIFTAMLSHGLLMGTLILLIAPRSGWERAAPRRRLTILGDDRLRARSRAGRRSALACEAPAPALSQGPASMLLRALPGQGAGRRDAAARARTDRRKVPGRRAAQPSRIRSTAPAPATTAVVVAAQSLSTSTRSLAV from the coding sequence GTGACGCGGGCGACGATCGACCGCGGCGAGCTCGCCCGTCCGGTGGGACGGGTGATCGGCGTGTTCATCGCGGTCGGACTCCTCGGCCTCACGATGAACTGGATCTCGGCGAACCTCGTCGCGCCGATCTTCTCGTACCTGGGGTACGGCTACGTCCCCGCAACCTGGCAGGCGCTGCTCGTCGTCATCGTGCTGACGACCGGGGTGGCGCTCACGCTCCCCCGGGTGCTCGTCCGGCCGTCGCACGTCGTGCTCTGGACGATCTTCGTCGTGTGCGTCAGCCCGACGATGATCATGAGCATCTCGACCGGGTACGTGTCCACCGCCACGGCGATCGCGCTGAGTGCCGCGGTCGGGACGGCCTTCGCACTGGTCAGCCTCGCCACTCCGAGCGGCGCGACTGCTCCGGAAGCCCGGGTCGAGCGGGCGGACGACGTGCTGGTCATCGGTGCGCGACGGATCGACCGTGGCACGCTCACGTGGCTGGTGTGCGGCCTCTACTCCCTCGTCACGTACGGCCTGATGGCGGGGACGGTCGGCATCCACATTCGTTTCCTGGCGCTCGACGACATCTACGAGGTGCGTGCCGACTACTCGGCAGACGTCGGGACCGGCGGTGCCCTCGGGTACCTGCTGACCGGTCAGGCGTACGTGATCAACCCGCTGGTCCTCGCGCGGGGCATCTTCCGTCGGCGCCCGTCCCTGGTGGTCCTCGCCCTCGCCGGGCAGTTCCTGCTGTACTCGAGCACCGGGTTCAAGGCGGTCCTGTTCTCGTTCATCGCCGTCCTCGGCATGGCCGTGCTGTTCCGGGGTACGAAACCGGCGCGGTCGCTCGCCTTCCTCACTGCGCCCCTCGCGATCATGATCGTCTCTGCGGTCGCCGATGAGGTGCAGGGCGGCATCACCTGGACGTCGGTGTTCACCCGTCGGTTCATGCTGACGCCGGGGCTGCTGTCCTCGGTCTACGTCGACTACTTCTCCGACAACCCCATCGCACGCTACGGGTACTCGTTCCTCAGCCCCTGGATCGAGTACCCGTACGACCTGCCGCCGCCGAAACGGATCTCCGACTACCTGGTGCCCGGGTCGGTGGGTTACGCGAACGCCAACCTGTTCGCCGACGGGTTCGCGAACCTGGGCTGGATCGGGATCTTCGTCGCGGCGGCTGCACTGTTCGTCTGGCTTCGGTTCCTGGACGGTGCGAGCCGGGGGCTCCCGATGCGGGTCGCGGCGATGGCGGTGGTGATGCCGAGCATCATGCTGTCCAACACGTCCATCTTCACGGCGATGCTCTCGCACGGGCTGCTGATGGGGACGCTGATCCTGCTGATCGCCCCGCGCAGTGGCTGGGAGCGGGCCGCGCCCAGACGGCGCCTCACCATCCTGGGCGACGATCGGCTGCGAGCACGATCCCGGGCCGGCCGCCGCTCGGCGCTCGCGTGCGAAGCACCCGCACCCGCGCTGTCACAGGGGCCGGCATCGATGCTGCTCCGCGCGCTGCCGGGGCAGGGCGCTGGGCGCCGCGATGCTGCAGCACGTGCACGGACCGACCGGCGGAAGGTGCCCGGGCGTCGGGCAGCTCAGCCCTCGCGGATCCGGAGCACCGCGCCGGCACCCGCCACGACCGCGGTCGTCGTCGCGGCCCAGTCGTTGTCCACGAGCACCAGGTCGTTGGCCGTCTGA
- a CDS encoding glycosyltransferase — protein sequence MLPDIVHVSSAHPWVDNRVHLREARAAADAGYRVRLIAVESDLDAPPTSVEVVRIPRRSRVRRMVVSTTQALTLALRSRARVVHLHDPELIWTIPVLRLAGRTVVYDAHEDLPDQVWGKDYLTHRQRAVFALLSHGLLRVAGTANRVVTATEWTGRRFPAPRRIAIHNFPFARPEDDAQVGLEARPALVAHVGVLSHDRGIDVLASVVEEPSFPAGWRIEMVGSIDRATSTERLRAAEATGRAVHGGVVGPLEARDLLLRARIGVVPFRRTPVTDQIFPTKLFEYLAAGLAVIATDVPLWRHLLRGVECVTFVPADDPSAIAEAIRRYADDPALLERHGAEARRAAARFSWAPEAERLVAMYDDLLPGVRAARPTPTATP from the coding sequence ATGCTCCCCGACATCGTCCACGTCTCCAGCGCCCACCCCTGGGTCGACAACCGCGTCCACCTGCGGGAAGCCAGGGCAGCCGCCGACGCCGGCTACCGCGTCCGGCTCATCGCGGTCGAATCCGACCTCGACGCGCCTCCCACGTCCGTCGAGGTGGTCCGGATCCCCCGGCGTTCCCGGGTCCGGCGCATGGTCGTGTCGACCACGCAGGCACTCACCCTCGCGCTGCGGTCGCGCGCCCGGGTGGTGCACCTGCACGATCCCGAGCTCATCTGGACCATCCCGGTGCTCCGGCTGGCCGGTCGCACCGTCGTCTACGACGCGCACGAGGACCTGCCTGACCAGGTCTGGGGCAAGGACTACCTGACCCACCGGCAGCGTGCCGTGTTCGCGTTGCTCTCGCACGGGCTGCTCCGCGTGGCCGGGACCGCGAACCGGGTGGTCACCGCCACCGAGTGGACCGGACGCCGGTTCCCGGCGCCGCGCCGGATCGCGATCCACAACTTCCCCTTCGCGCGTCCAGAGGACGACGCCCAGGTCGGCCTGGAGGCGCGGCCCGCCCTGGTCGCGCACGTCGGGGTCCTGAGTCACGACCGCGGCATCGACGTGCTCGCGTCCGTCGTCGAGGAACCGTCGTTCCCGGCGGGATGGCGGATCGAGATGGTCGGATCGATCGACCGGGCGACGTCGACGGAGCGGTTGCGTGCCGCCGAGGCCACCGGCCGGGCTGTGCACGGTGGCGTCGTCGGCCCGCTGGAAGCGCGCGACCTGCTCCTGCGGGCTCGGATCGGCGTGGTCCCGTTCCGCCGGACGCCCGTCACCGACCAGATCTTCCCGACGAAGCTGTTCGAGTACCTCGCGGCCGGACTCGCGGTCATCGCCACCGACGTGCCTCTGTGGCGGCACCTGTTGCGCGGTGTCGAGTGCGTGACCTTCGTTCCGGCCGACGATCCCTCTGCCATCGCGGAGGCGATCCGCCGGTACGCGGACGACCCCGCGCTCCTCGAGCGCCACGGGGCCGAGGCCCGGCGGGCCGCCGCACGGTTCAGCTGGGCGCCGGAGGCCGAGCGTCTGGTCGCGATGTACGACGACCTCCTGCCCGGCGTCCGCGCAGCACGACCGACGCCGACGGCAACCCCGTGA
- a CDS encoding nitrous oxide reductase family maturation protein NosD: MTPLPPPRSVVSRRGALFGAAGAIPAALLATGTRSAAASGRSTPAPADTARMVTDAGVGRLQDAVAATDAGAVLVVTRHWVLSEPLRIDRAMTIRFVGGSLSTTRDIDVLVVAASDVTIIDAVLRGSGSDHSGLGRGIHVVGTVTRPFHDVRILGADIRDFSHDGVLLDHCAAFTVADCVIADVGYAGVLMFSCTDGTVRGNRIARVTQPAPYLNSYGIEAVRATTTGLLGAPRSARVVIADNHVSDVPAWEGIDTHGGQSIAILRNLVENCRVGIAVVPSKDESNAGATKYAPLDCSVIDNVVRRTTSGPGSGIVIRGAGETVGDPAERANGIVLRNTVSGYGDGDRDGAVLVYLTRHLIVAHNHCPGGVRRGLSLYHSNDGITLVGNRIAGLRRQGTAASVAIDIRATENRGHLVGNRYEGSVESGAVYGVLCRQTANDLVLVDNDWAATTTAVVAGAGAVLRIREG; the protein is encoded by the coding sequence GTGACGCCGCTCCCGCCACCCCGGTCGGTCGTCAGCCGACGGGGTGCGCTGTTCGGCGCGGCCGGAGCGATCCCCGCAGCGCTGCTCGCCACCGGAACCCGGTCGGCCGCCGCGTCCGGACGCTCGACTCCCGCGCCGGCGGACACGGCCCGGATGGTGACCGACGCCGGGGTCGGCCGGTTGCAGGACGCCGTCGCGGCCACCGACGCGGGTGCCGTGCTCGTCGTGACCCGGCACTGGGTGTTGTCCGAGCCGCTGCGGATCGACCGCGCGATGACGATCCGGTTCGTCGGCGGATCGCTCTCCACCACGCGCGACATCGACGTGCTCGTCGTCGCTGCGTCGGACGTCACCATCATCGACGCGGTCCTCCGTGGTTCCGGGTCGGACCACTCCGGGCTCGGTCGGGGGATCCACGTCGTCGGCACCGTCACACGGCCGTTCCACGACGTGCGGATCCTCGGCGCGGACATCCGCGACTTCTCCCACGACGGTGTCCTCCTCGACCACTGCGCCGCGTTCACCGTCGCGGACTGCGTCATCGCCGACGTCGGCTACGCCGGAGTGCTCATGTTCTCCTGCACCGACGGCACGGTGCGTGGCAACCGCATCGCCCGGGTGACCCAGCCTGCGCCCTACCTGAACTCGTACGGCATCGAAGCCGTCCGCGCGACCACCACCGGGCTCCTCGGCGCACCGCGTTCGGCCCGGGTCGTCATCGCGGACAACCACGTCTCCGACGTCCCCGCGTGGGAGGGCATCGACACCCACGGCGGGCAGTCCATCGCGATCCTCCGCAACCTCGTGGAGAACTGCCGGGTGGGGATCGCCGTCGTCCCCTCGAAGGACGAGTCGAACGCCGGCGCCACGAAGTACGCGCCCCTCGACTGCTCGGTCATCGACAACGTCGTCCGCCGGACGACGTCCGGCCCCGGGTCCGGCATCGTCATCCGCGGCGCGGGCGAGACCGTCGGTGACCCCGCCGAACGGGCGAACGGCATCGTCCTCCGCAACACGGTGTCGGGGTACGGAGACGGTGACCGCGACGGGGCCGTCCTCGTGTACCTGACGCGGCATCTGATCGTCGCGCACAACCACTGCCCGGGTGGCGTCCGTCGCGGGCTCTCCCTCTACCACTCGAACGACGGCATCACGCTCGTCGGCAACCGGATCGCGGGGCTGCGGCGACAGGGCACTGCCGCATCGGTCGCGATCGACATCCGCGCCACCGAGAACCGCGGGCACCTGGTGGGGAACCGGTACGAGGGCAGTGTCGAGAGCGGTGCCGTCTACGGGGTGCTGTGCCGTCAGACGGCCAACGACCTGGTGCTCGTGGACAACGACTGGGCCGCGACGACGACCGCGGTCGTGGCGGGTGCCGGCGCGGTGCTCCGGATCCGCGAGGGCTGA
- a CDS encoding lipopolysaccharide biosynthesis protein encodes MRSSPRRRLPAIATILVGTVLGQGLVVAISPLLTRLYTPADFGTLAVVTAVASILGAGATLGTDRALVVAHDRATTSALVALGLFSTLIVGVGTAGVAWVLRGDAARWFTAPALEDLWWTVPVTVVAVGAQRIASAVLARRQQHRSIAVRNACQGIGQSVWNVAMAAAGPVGLVGGLAVGRIAAVLGMVRFRRGDAERTTPRSLTAAARHHRRFLVITPWSSMLNVVGQQAPGLLIAALHGSVAAGFVALTMRVLGAPVGMVADATAQYAAGAFGLRIRSGDPVRRLVLRLVVRLATAGAVAVLVVVLLGPAVFSTVFGAEWAVSGTYAQVLVPAFAVQVAASPVTQVLSMLQRQGAQLTWDASRLVVCAAAVLVPSVLGAPMPVVLVALASAMTVSYAAVLLLVVRATRQHDEMLGVVP; translated from the coding sequence GTGCGGTCCTCGCCACGACGGCGGCTCCCGGCGATCGCGACGATCCTCGTCGGCACGGTCCTCGGCCAGGGTCTGGTCGTGGCGATCTCACCGCTGCTGACGCGGCTCTACACCCCGGCGGACTTCGGCACGCTCGCGGTCGTCACAGCGGTCGCGAGCATCCTCGGAGCCGGTGCGACGCTCGGCACCGACCGTGCACTGGTCGTCGCGCACGACCGGGCGACGACCAGCGCGCTGGTCGCACTCGGTCTGTTCTCGACGCTGATCGTCGGCGTCGGCACCGCCGGGGTCGCCTGGGTCCTCCGCGGCGACGCGGCACGGTGGTTCACCGCACCGGCCCTCGAGGACCTGTGGTGGACGGTCCCCGTGACGGTCGTCGCGGTGGGGGCGCAACGGATCGCCTCCGCCGTGCTCGCGCGGCGGCAGCAGCACCGGTCCATCGCCGTGCGCAACGCCTGCCAGGGCATCGGCCAGTCCGTCTGGAACGTGGCGATGGCCGCGGCGGGTCCGGTCGGGTTGGTGGGCGGCCTGGCGGTGGGCCGGATCGCGGCCGTGCTCGGGATGGTCCGGTTCCGGCGAGGCGACGCCGAGCGGACCACCCCTCGGTCGCTCACGGCCGCCGCCCGTCACCACCGGCGGTTCCTCGTCATCACGCCGTGGTCCTCGATGCTGAACGTCGTCGGCCAGCAGGCGCCCGGCTTGCTCATCGCGGCGCTGCACGGCAGCGTCGCCGCAGGCTTCGTCGCCCTCACGATGCGGGTGCTCGGTGCTCCGGTCGGCATGGTCGCGGACGCCACCGCGCAGTACGCCGCCGGGGCGTTCGGACTCCGCATCCGGTCGGGTGATCCGGTGCGCCGGCTCGTCCTGCGGCTCGTCGTGCGTCTCGCCACCGCGGGTGCGGTCGCGGTACTCGTCGTCGTGCTGCTCGGACCCGCCGTGTTCTCGACCGTGTTCGGTGCGGAGTGGGCGGTCTCCGGCACCTACGCGCAGGTCCTCGTCCCGGCGTTCGCGGTCCAGGTCGCCGCATCGCCGGTCACGCAGGTGCTGTCGATGCTGCAGCGGCAGGGTGCGCAGCTGACGTGGGACGCATCGCGTCTCGTGGTGTGCGCCGCCGCGGTGCTCGTGCCCTCCGTGCTCGGGGCCCCGATGCCGGTCGTGCTCGTCGCGCTCGCCTCGGCGATGACCGTCTCCTACGCGGCGGTCCTGCTGCTCGTGGTGCGAGCGACCCGCCAGCACGACGAGATGCTCGGTGTGGTGCCGTGA
- a CDS encoding Gfo/Idh/MocA family protein, translated as MSGVLRAGVIGLGMMGRHHARVLRSLEGVELVGVADALGDQHDVAQGVPVVRSVGELIALGLDTAVVAVPTAHHETVGLELAAAGVHALIEKPVAVDGPAAARLVGAFDRAGLVGAVGHIERYNPALQALRQRLDAGELGDVYQIVTRRQGPFPARIADVGVVKDLATHDIDSTSWIARSPFVHVGALAGTKSGRPHEDLVTVTGRLADGTLTSHLVNWLTPYKERLLIVTGDRGTFVADTLTADLTFHENGTVQTEWDQVAAFRGVSEGASTRFAISKREPLLVEHEAFRDAVLGRPSDIVTLRDGLRTVLVAEAVLESSRIQQTVQLGTDAEGAAA; from the coding sequence ATGAGCGGCGTGCTGCGGGCCGGGGTGATCGGCCTCGGGATGATGGGGCGGCACCACGCCCGGGTCCTCCGGTCGCTCGAGGGGGTCGAACTCGTCGGCGTCGCCGATGCCCTCGGTGACCAGCACGACGTCGCCCAGGGCGTGCCGGTCGTCCGGTCGGTCGGGGAGCTCATCGCGCTCGGCCTCGACACCGCGGTCGTCGCGGTGCCCACTGCGCACCACGAGACCGTCGGTCTGGAACTCGCCGCGGCGGGGGTGCACGCCCTGATCGAGAAGCCCGTCGCGGTCGACGGTCCGGCTGCGGCGCGCCTCGTGGGCGCGTTCGACCGCGCCGGACTCGTCGGCGCGGTGGGGCACATCGAGCGGTACAACCCGGCGTTGCAGGCACTGCGGCAGCGGCTCGACGCCGGCGAGCTGGGCGACGTCTACCAGATCGTCACGCGTCGACAGGGGCCCTTCCCTGCACGGATCGCGGACGTCGGCGTCGTGAAGGACCTCGCCACGCACGACATCGACTCGACGTCGTGGATCGCCCGGTCACCGTTCGTCCACGTCGGTGCGCTCGCGGGGACCAAGAGCGGGCGCCCCCACGAGGACCTCGTCACCGTCACCGGTCGCCTGGCCGACGGCACGCTGACCTCGCACCTCGTGAACTGGCTCACCCCGTACAAGGAGCGCCTGTTGATCGTCACCGGTGACCGCGGCACGTTCGTCGCCGACACCCTCACCGCCGACCTGACCTTCCACGAGAACGGCACCGTCCAGACCGAGTGGGACCAGGTCGCCGCGTTCCGGGGTGTGTCCGAGGGGGCCAGCACCCGGTTCGCCATCAGCAAGCGCGAGCCGCTCCTGGTCGAGCACGAGGCGTTCCGCGACGCCGTGCTCGGGCGGCCGTCGGACATCGTCACCCTCCGCGACGGCCTCCGGACGGTGCTCGTCGCCGAGGCCGTCCTCGAGTCCTCGCGGATCCAGCAGACCGTGCAGCTCGGCACGGACGCCGAAGGAGCAGCAGCATGA
- a CDS encoding glycosyltransferase family 4 protein, translating to MRTVWIVNHYAHHRERDGRATRHQHLAAGLTEHGWRTVVIAAGTDHPSGRSHLHGTTLRERWTGDGYEFCWLRGVDHRGAGARRAIRRIADIGLFTALLLRPASLRGLPRPDVVIGGSFHPLAAWGASVLARRMDVPFVFEPRDLWPESALGLAGMTERHTVVRLLRRLERTVVRRAAHIVSPLEGVGRYYADRGQPTPFTWVPNGVALDERADEPDAPEEPSDEPDSALAPAPDDDRFTVTYIGSMGPANALEAVLDGFDLAARRAAARGGPRLVLRMVGDGSDVSALRERASRLPAGADVIWDGRVPQDDARRIGRRADCLVVNMHDLPLYRHGVSMNKQYEYMLLGRPLLVGAPVTLEPVAASTSGLHVRPDDPEAIAEGILALATMPAAEREAMGARGRDHVVREHDYRRLAGVLAGVLDDTVAA from the coding sequence GTGAGGACCGTCTGGATCGTCAACCACTACGCGCACCACCGCGAGCGGGACGGCCGCGCGACCCGACACCAGCACCTCGCCGCGGGTCTGACCGAGCACGGTTGGCGCACGGTGGTCATCGCCGCCGGCACGGACCACCCCTCCGGCCGCTCCCACCTGCACGGGACGACGCTGCGCGAGCGCTGGACGGGCGACGGGTACGAGTTCTGCTGGCTCCGCGGAGTCGACCACCGTGGCGCTGGAGCCCGCCGAGCGATCCGTCGCATCGCCGACATCGGCTTGTTCACCGCGCTACTGCTCCGACCTGCTTCACTCCGAGGGCTCCCCCGACCGGACGTCGTGATCGGTGGCTCCTTCCATCCCCTGGCCGCGTGGGGCGCCTCGGTGCTCGCACGACGGATGGACGTGCCGTTCGTCTTCGAACCGCGCGACCTCTGGCCGGAGTCAGCCCTCGGGCTGGCGGGCATGACCGAACGGCACACGGTGGTCCGGCTGCTCCGACGGCTGGAACGGACCGTCGTCCGTCGGGCAGCGCACATCGTCTCCCCGCTCGAGGGCGTCGGCCGGTACTACGCCGACCGCGGTCAGCCCACGCCCTTCACCTGGGTCCCGAACGGTGTCGCGCTCGACGAGCGAGCCGACGAACCCGACGCACCCGAAGAGCCCTCGGACGAGCCCGACTCCGCACTCGCGCCCGCGCCCGATGACGACCGCTTCACGGTCACCTACATCGGCTCGATGGGGCCGGCGAACGCGCTCGAAGCCGTCCTCGACGGCTTCGACCTCGCCGCCCGCCGGGCCGCCGCGCGCGGCGGCCCACGTCTGGTGCTCCGCATGGTCGGGGACGGATCGGACGTCAGCGCGCTCCGGGAACGCGCGTCGCGCCTCCCGGCCGGCGCCGACGTGATCTGGGACGGACGGGTGCCGCAGGACGACGCCCGCCGCATCGGACGCCGGGCGGACTGCCTGGTCGTCAACATGCACGACCTCCCGCTCTACCGACACGGCGTCTCGATGAACAAGCAGTACGAGTACATGCTGCTCGGCCGCCCGTTGCTCGTCGGAGCACCCGTCACGCTCGAACCCGTGGCCGCCTCGACCAGCGGCCTGCACGTCCGGCCGGACGACCCCGAGGCGATCGCCGAGGGCATCCTCGCGCTCGCGACGATGCCCGCCGCCGAACGCGAGGCCATGGGTGCCCGCGGCCGCGACCACGTCGTCCGCGAGCACGACTACCGCCGGCTGGCCGGCGTCCTGGCCGGCGTCCTCGACGACACCGTCGCCGCCTGA